One genomic segment of Flagellimonas marinaquae includes these proteins:
- a CDS encoding trans-sulfuration enzyme family protein, translated as MSKKELKFNSRAIHGGQIPERGYGAVMPPIYQTSTYAQSTPGEHKGHEYSRVSNPTRTALENAVASLENGGFGMAFGSGMAAIDAVMKLLDPGDEVICTNDLYGGSYRLFKQVYAKYGIKFLFSSMSDMGELESQITQNTKLVWLETPTNPMMNIIDIAAVAKVTKKHRILLGVDNTFATPFLQRPLDLGANLVMHSATKYLAGHSDVVVGALVVKDKKLAEQLYFIQKSSGAICGPMDSFLTLRGIKTLHVRMQRHCENGAVVANFLNNHPKIGKVYWPGFETHPNHKIANQQMDGYGGMISFVPKGGNYDEAIRIVEKLEIFTLAESLGGVESLVGHPASMSHGSVPKVEREKNGVVDALIRLSVGIEDVDDLMADLDQALN; from the coding sequence ATGAGCAAAAAAGAGTTAAAGTTTAACAGTAGGGCCATCCACGGTGGGCAAATACCGGAGAGGGGCTACGGTGCCGTAATGCCACCGATATATCAAACCTCCACGTATGCACAGTCTACCCCGGGCGAGCACAAGGGACATGAATATTCCCGAGTTTCGAATCCTACCCGGACAGCTTTGGAGAATGCGGTGGCCAGTTTGGAGAACGGTGGTTTTGGAATGGCTTTTGGAAGCGGTATGGCAGCAATCGATGCCGTAATGAAGCTTTTGGACCCGGGTGATGAGGTTATTTGTACCAATGATCTATATGGGGGGAGTTATCGGCTTTTTAAACAGGTCTATGCAAAGTATGGTATTAAGTTTTTGTTTTCTAGTATGTCGGATATGGGCGAACTGGAATCGCAAATAACACAAAACACCAAATTGGTCTGGTTGGAAACACCTACCAACCCTATGATGAATATTATCGATATTGCAGCAGTGGCCAAGGTCACCAAAAAACACCGTATTTTGTTGGGGGTGGACAATACATTCGCTACCCCGTTTTTACAGCGACCCTTGGATCTTGGTGCGAATCTAGTAATGCATTCCGCTACCAAATATTTGGCAGGACATAGCGATGTAGTGGTCGGAGCTTTGGTGGTAAAGGACAAAAAACTGGCCGAACAACTTTACTTCATCCAAAAATCCAGTGGAGCCATCTGTGGGCCTATGGATAGTTTTTTAACCCTGCGCGGTATAAAAACCCTTCATGTAAGAATGCAGCGGCACTGCGAAAACGGAGCGGTGGTCGCCAACTTTTTGAACAACCATCCCAAGATCGGAAAAGTGTATTGGCCCGGCTTTGAGACTCATCCGAACCATAAGATCGCTAATCAACAAATGGATGGCTATGGCGGAATGATCTCCTTTGTTCCCAAGGGCGGAAATTATGACGAGGCAATTAGAATCGTAGAAAAGCTGGAGATTTTTACACTTGCAGAATCGTTGGGGGGCGTAGAAAGTTTGGTGGGTCACCCAGCGAGTATGTCGCACGGTAGCGTTCCCAAAGTGGAGCGGGAAAAGAACGGGGTAGTGGACGCATTGATTCGGCTAAGTGTGGGCATAGAGGATGTAGATGATTTGATGGCAGACCTGGACCAGGCCCTAAATTAA
- a CDS encoding acyl-CoA thioesterase produces the protein MFFKEFEIRWSDIDANRHLANSAYINFMSHTRMAYLGLLGFNHKSMATNNIGPVVFYEHMYYFKEAFPGKPVKVSLEFTGMSEDGMFFEFRHNFYDHNGKNFARCEMMGAWIDLKERKLIGLPDEFLQAFEAMEKTDDFKTLTKEDTRKHVQVPKDMEMI, from the coding sequence ATGTTTTTTAAAGAATTTGAAATTAGATGGAGCGATATTGACGCTAATCGACACTTGGCGAACTCCGCTTATATTAATTTTATGAGTCATACCCGAATGGCATATTTGGGACTGCTCGGCTTTAACCATAAGAGCATGGCCACAAACAATATCGGGCCTGTAGTATTTTATGAGCACATGTATTATTTTAAGGAGGCATTTCCAGGTAAACCTGTAAAGGTTTCGTTGGAGTTTACCGGGATGAGCGAGGACGGGATGTTCTTTGAATTTAGGCACAACTTCTACGACCATAATGGGAAAAATTTTGCCCGTTGCGAAATGATGGGTGCCTGGATCGATTTGAAAGAGCGTAAATTAATCGGTCTGCCCGATGAATTTCTTCAAGCTTTTGAGGCCATGGAAAAAACGGACGATTTTAAAACCTTGACCAAAGAGGATACCCGCAAGCATGTGCAAGTGCCCAAGGATATGGAAATGATCTAA
- a CDS encoding DinB family protein, whose protein sequence is MDKIFDILLKNRTILHTFLQNTPKEDLFKIPEGFNNNIWWNIAHVVVTPQLLLYKLSGLDFTIEEELVNKYKKGTFPEGEPSPTEMEKIMTYLFSTVEQIQQDYERGTFKNFQEYMTTPKVGLNSVEDALQFNVFHEGLHLGSILALKRALASG, encoded by the coding sequence ATGGACAAGATTTTTGATATTCTTTTAAAAAACAGAACTATTCTTCACACTTTTTTGCAAAACACACCAAAAGAGGATCTGTTCAAAATTCCTGAAGGATTTAACAATAATATTTGGTGGAACATTGCCCATGTTGTGGTAACCCCGCAATTATTGCTGTATAAATTGAGCGGTCTGGATTTTACCATTGAAGAGGAACTGGTCAACAAATACAAGAAAGGAACTTTTCCAGAGGGAGAGCCATCCCCAACTGAAATGGAAAAGATCATGACCTATCTATTCAGTACCGTGGAACAAATCCAACAGGATTACGAACGAGGTACGTTCAAAAATTTTCAGGAGTATATGACTACGCCAAAGGTTGGGTTGAACAGTGTGGAGGATGCACTGCAATTTAATGTTTTCCACGAAGGGCTCCATTTAGGCTCCATTCTTGCCCTTAAAAGGGCTTTGGCGAGCGGTTGA
- a CDS encoding TonB-dependent receptor, with product MQNLKSTLTLFLSFFALITYAQEVTVLDADTGVPIDNIAIFNKDQSKSTITNVNGKSDLDAFARNEKITFKHISYEPYTTTKAQIYRRGNRVYLHLKTEELEEVVMSVSKWEQQKKHIPQKIETIDARNIAFANPQTSADLLQNSGKVFVQKSQLGGGSPMIRGFATNRILLSVDGVRMNNAIFRGGNLQNVISIDPFSIKKTEVTFGPGSVIYGSDAIGGVMNFYTQKPRFSFADSLVFSGKLDYRFASANNENTAHVDINIGKQDWASYTSFTFNHFDDLKMGEHGPESYLRNNYVVRENGEDVLITNNDPKKQVGSGYDQINFLQKFTYRPNSTWNYDLGLYYSETSNFPRYDRLIRPGRDGTGLRSAEWYYGPQKWFMGNFQITQKGKNKFYDGIKLTTAYQFFEESRHDRDFQGLELYSTEEKVDAVSVNLDFENKKIGDLHLYYGAEYVFNKVHSNGSMRNIETEATEETASRYPDGSTWQTLAGYVNGEYQLKPNFTLLSGVRYSQVWVDASFSNTHYSFPFDEADIVTGALTGSLGLSWFPRSDWQVTLNGSTGFRAPNIDDIGKIFDSEPGSVVVPNPDLEPEYAYNGELGLRKNFNDVLVLKGAAYYTYLVDALVRRNFTFNGETEIEYNGEPSNVQAIQNAAKAYVYGFEFGVEAFFNENLSLNSNLTLTEGIEEDDDGTDSPSRHAAPTFGDVHLIWQNQKLKADIFLNYNGEVSSDDLALSEQSKTYMYASDANGNPYSPSWYTLNFRSQYQITNALKATMSLENMTNQRYRMYSSGIAAPGTNLVLGIGYVF from the coding sequence ATGCAAAACCTAAAATCAACCTTAACCCTATTCCTTTCGTTTTTTGCGCTTATCACTTATGCCCAAGAGGTAACCGTTTTAGATGCCGATACTGGTGTGCCCATAGACAATATCGCCATATTTAACAAAGATCAATCCAAGAGCACTATAACCAATGTGAACGGAAAAAGTGACCTGGATGCTTTTGCCCGTAACGAAAAAATAACCTTTAAACATATTAGTTACGAGCCTTATACCACAACAAAGGCACAGATCTATCGTCGGGGCAATAGGGTGTACCTACACTTAAAAACAGAAGAATTGGAAGAAGTTGTTATGTCCGTGTCCAAATGGGAACAACAAAAAAAGCACATACCCCAGAAAATAGAAACTATTGATGCACGAAACATTGCTTTTGCCAATCCGCAGACCTCCGCCGATCTATTGCAGAACAGCGGCAAAGTATTTGTGCAAAAAAGCCAATTGGGAGGGGGTAGCCCAATGATCAGGGGTTTTGCGACCAACCGTATTTTATTGTCGGTAGACGGTGTACGTATGAACAACGCCATATTTCGAGGAGGAAACCTTCAGAATGTAATTTCCATAGACCCGTTCTCCATAAAAAAGACAGAGGTGACCTTTGGTCCTGGTTCCGTTATATATGGAAGCGATGCTATTGGCGGCGTAATGAACTTTTACACACAAAAACCACGTTTTTCCTTTGCGGACAGCTTGGTTTTTTCCGGTAAACTGGATTATCGATTTGCATCGGCAAATAATGAAAACACGGCGCATGTGGATATTAATATCGGAAAGCAAGATTGGGCATCCTATACCAGTTTTACCTTTAATCATTTTGATGATCTAAAGATGGGTGAACACGGCCCAGAATCCTATTTACGGAACAATTATGTGGTTCGTGAGAACGGAGAAGATGTATTAATTACCAACAATGATCCCAAAAAACAGGTAGGTTCCGGCTACGATCAGATCAACTTCCTTCAAAAATTTACTTACAGACCCAACAGTACTTGGAACTATGATCTGGGACTGTATTATTCGGAAACTTCCAATTTCCCCCGATATGATAGATTGATAAGACCTGGCCGTGATGGCACTGGGCTTCGTTCTGCGGAATGGTACTATGGTCCACAAAAATGGTTTATGGGAAATTTCCAAATAACCCAAAAAGGAAAAAATAAATTCTACGATGGAATAAAACTCACCACGGCCTATCAATTTTTTGAAGAAAGTAGGCACGACAGGGATTTTCAAGGTCTGGAACTCTATTCAACCGAAGAAAAGGTGGATGCAGTCTCAGTAAATTTAGATTTTGAAAACAAAAAAATAGGAGATCTTCACTTGTACTATGGGGCCGAATATGTTTTCAACAAAGTACATTCCAATGGCAGTATGCGTAATATTGAAACAGAGGCTACGGAAGAAACAGCATCCAGGTATCCCGATGGTTCAACTTGGCAGACCCTGGCTGGTTATGTAAACGGAGAGTACCAGCTAAAACCGAACTTTACTTTATTGTCCGGAGTGCGATATAGTCAGGTATGGGTAGATGCTTCTTTTAGCAACACCCACTATTCCTTTCCTTTTGATGAAGCCGATATTGTAACAGGGGCACTAACGGGAAGTTTGGGACTTAGTTGGTTTCCTAGGTCCGATTGGCAAGTAACTTTAAACGGGTCAACAGGATTTCGCGCGCCCAATATCGACGATATCGGGAAGATATTTGATTCTGAACCTGGTTCCGTAGTGGTTCCCAATCCAGATCTGGAACCGGAGTATGCCTATAATGGCGAATTGGGATTAAGGAAAAACTTCAACGACGTTCTAGTACTAAAAGGAGCAGCGTATTACACCTATCTGGTCGATGCATTGGTAAGAAGGAATTTTACGTTCAATGGCGAGACGGAAATAGAGTACAATGGTGAACCCAGCAATGTTCAGGCTATCCAGAATGCCGCTAAGGCCTATGTGTATGGATTTGAATTTGGGGTGGAAGCTTTTTTTAATGAAAACCTATCGTTGAATTCCAATTTAACATTGACCGAAGGAATCGAAGAAGATGACGATGGAACCGATAGTCCATCGCGACATGCCGCTCCAACTTTCGGGGATGTGCACTTAATATGGCAAAACCAAAAATTAAAAGCGGACATATTTCTAAACTATAATGGGGAGGTAAGTAGTGATGATTTGGCATTGTCGGAACAAAGCAAAACGTATATGTATGCCAGCGACGCCAATG
- a CDS encoding arsenate reductase family protein translates to MKKIYHLGSCSTCKRILKELEPLDGVELQEIKSESITSEQLEHMASLSGSYESLFSRRAMLFRQRGLHEKDLSETDYKDLILEHYTFLKRPVVVVEDQIFVGNSKKTVEAAKEALHP, encoded by the coding sequence ATGAAAAAAATATACCATCTGGGCAGTTGTTCCACCTGCAAGCGAATCCTAAAAGAATTGGAACCATTGGACGGCGTGGAGCTTCAAGAAATTAAAAGTGAATCGATTACCTCCGAGCAATTGGAACACATGGCAAGTTTGAGCGGAAGCTACGAATCCTTGTTTAGCAGAAGAGCAATGTTGTTTAGACAAAGGGGGCTGCACGAAAAAGACCTTTCCGAAACGGATTACAAGGACCTGATCTTGGAGCACTACACTTTTTTAAAAAGGCCAGTGGTAGTGGTCGAAGATCAAATCTTTGTCGGCAACTCCAAAAAAACGGTAGAAGCCGCCAAAGAAGCCCTGCATCCATGA
- a CDS encoding DMT family transporter, with protein sequence MSKRTLAILAAIGATVIYGINHTVAKGVMPVHVKPFGFIFLRVGGASLLFWLISIFGPKEKIEKRDWGRVFICALLGMSINMLTFFKGLQLSTPINSAVLVTISPIIVVVISALFLKEKITLNKGLGIFLGFVGAVALILFGAEVRQDAPNIPLGNILFIINAASYGAYLVVVKTLIEKYHPFTMLKWLFTVAFVVNLPITLPEAMEIEWASIPSWAFGSIAFVVIGTTFLTYLFNIFALTQLKASSVGAFVYMQPLVGIIFALFSGKDQLTVVKLIAMAFVLVGVYLASKNPKRPS encoded by the coding sequence ATGAGTAAAAGAACCCTCGCCATACTTGCTGCTATCGGAGCAACGGTTATTTACGGTATTAACCACACCGTAGCCAAGGGTGTAATGCCCGTCCATGTAAAACCCTTTGGGTTTATTTTTTTAAGGGTGGGAGGGGCATCTTTACTTTTTTGGCTTATATCCATTTTTGGTCCGAAGGAAAAGATAGAAAAAAGAGATTGGGGACGTGTATTTATATGTGCTTTGCTGGGCATGTCCATAAACATGCTCACTTTTTTTAAAGGACTACAGCTTTCCACTCCCATTAACAGTGCGGTTTTAGTTACCATATCCCCAATAATCGTTGTGGTAATCTCTGCACTTTTTTTAAAGGAGAAAATCACCTTGAACAAGGGTCTTGGCATCTTTCTGGGCTTTGTAGGAGCGGTGGCTCTTATCCTTTTTGGCGCCGAAGTACGGCAAGATGCTCCAAATATTCCATTGGGCAATATCTTGTTCATCATTAATGCAGCTTCGTATGGGGCATATTTGGTCGTTGTAAAAACCTTGATAGAAAAGTATCATCCATTTACCATGCTCAAATGGTTGTTTACTGTTGCCTTTGTTGTAAACCTGCCCATTACCTTGCCAGAGGCCATGGAAATAGAATGGGCCTCTATACCATCTTGGGCCTTCGGTTCTATTGCTTTTGTAGTTATAGGCACTACATTTTTAACCTATCTTTTCAATATATTTGCACTTACCCAGCTCAAAGCTTCCTCTGTGGGCGCCTTTGTATATATGCAACCTTTGGTCGGGATAATTTTTGCGCTTTTTTCGGGCAAAGATCAACTTACCGTAGTTAAACTGATTGCCATGGCCTTTGTGTTAGTGGGTGTGTATTTGGCCAGTAAAAACCCTAAAAGACCTTCATAA
- a CDS encoding conjugal transfer protein TraO: protein MKNYHLDYGVLLALLLFSFQQVFSQRGNLSLGLVPTYKTDGYGIQLNSNYYHSTTDFMQVSLAATFSKEKPNSGVEFPYDDYLFGLGYFTTILSAPDKGIFFYFGGGPSAGYKYINKGNTEFAFDALEAESSFIYGGYASFEMDFYISDAFSLIIPINGYYHFNSYLNDSTLLLGAGIRYYFK from the coding sequence ATGAAGAACTACCATTTAGACTATGGGGTCCTGCTGGCACTCCTTTTGTTTTCTTTTCAACAAGTATTTTCGCAACGGGGAAACTTATCTTTGGGCTTGGTGCCAACGTATAAAACGGACGGCTACGGTATACAGCTCAACTCAAATTACTATCATAGCACCACGGATTTTATGCAAGTGTCTCTAGCGGCGACTTTTTCCAAAGAAAAACCAAATTCGGGGGTTGAGTTTCCATACGATGATTACTTGTTCGGTCTAGGATACTTTACCACTATTTTAAGTGCTCCCGACAAGGGGATTTTTTTCTATTTTGGAGGGGGCCCTTCAGCTGGCTACAAATATATTAACAAGGGCAATACAGAGTTTGCTTTTGACGCATTGGAGGCGGAAAGTAGTTTTATTTATGGGGGATATGCCTCTTTTGAAATGGATTTCTATATATCCGATGCCTTCTCCTTGATCATTCCCATTAACGGTTACTACCATTTTAATAGCTACCTGAATGATTCTACACTGTTATTGGGCGCTGGAATCAGGTACTATTTTAAATAG
- the recO gene encoding DNA repair protein RecO: MQITTRAIVLSSLKYGDTSLIVKAFTRSDGVKSYLLKGVLTSKRAKIKPAYFLPLMQLEVVANHKNKGNLESLREVKVAVPYQTMHTNIVKNSVVLFLAEMLGNSIQEQEQDESLFNYLEYAFHWMDMHALSPNFHIMFLLNLTKYLGFYPDTSYNNLPFFDLLEGSFTKTPSLNPLIQSENLDNFKKFLGMDFEALSTIQLTKSNRRELLKTVVQYYKLHVDGFREPKSLAVLNAVFT, translated from the coding sequence ATGCAAATTACGACCAGAGCCATTGTACTTTCTTCCCTTAAATACGGGGACACGAGCCTTATCGTTAAGGCCTTTACCCGATCCGATGGGGTAAAATCGTATTTGCTGAAAGGGGTTCTGACTTCCAAAAGGGCAAAAATCAAGCCCGCCTATTTTCTTCCATTAATGCAGTTGGAGGTTGTTGCCAATCACAAGAACAAAGGAAATTTGGAAAGTTTACGGGAGGTTAAGGTAGCTGTGCCTTATCAAACCATGCATACGAATATCGTTAAGAATAGTGTTGTGCTTTTTTTGGCGGAGATGTTGGGCAATAGCATTCAGGAACAAGAGCAGGATGAAAGTCTCTTCAATTATTTGGAATACGCTTTTCATTGGATGGATATGCATGCGTTATCACCTAATTTTCATATTATGTTCTTGCTCAATCTTACCAAATATTTGGGCTTTTACCCCGACACTTCCTACAATAATTTGCCGTTTTTTGATCTTTTGGAAGGTAGCTTCACTAAAACACCGTCGCTCAACCCTTTGATACAGAGCGAAAACCTGGATAATTTCAAGAAGTTTTTAGGCATGGATTTTGAGGCATTGTCCACAATACAACTAACTAAATCCAATCGACGAGAACTTTTAAAAACCGTTGTCCAATATTACAAATTGCATGTAGATGGATTTCGGGAGCCAAAGTCGCTCGCAGTACTTAATGCCGTATTTACGTAA
- a CDS encoding DUF3298 and DUF4163 domain-containing protein, giving the protein MKQLLGAFLFFFVLVSCQTESKLTFEPLHLKGENCESCPKIDINIPNALDNSPVSQAINRSLQEEVISILSFSEDDTIDEMGKALQSFSDSYKELRTKFPDEVQWEAEIDGIVVYEDENVITFMLNSYSFTGGAHGYASTSYLNFDKKKGVELENWQLFEDLDGFEDFAETKFRIQEKIPQDSNINSTGFMFEGESFHLPNNLGYTNEGLKLIYNQYEVASYADGPIELILPYNEINLYLKRKVKE; this is encoded by the coding sequence ATGAAACAACTGCTAGGTGCTTTCTTATTCTTCTTTGTATTGGTAAGTTGCCAAACGGAGAGCAAACTTACTTTTGAACCTCTACACTTGAAAGGTGAAAATTGCGAAAGTTGCCCTAAAATCGACATCAATATTCCCAATGCTTTGGATAATTCGCCCGTTTCGCAGGCCATAAACAGATCGTTACAAGAAGAGGTCATCAGTATTTTGTCCTTTAGTGAAGATGATACGATTGATGAAATGGGCAAGGCGCTACAATCTTTTTCCGATAGCTATAAAGAACTGAGGACCAAATTTCCGGACGAGGTACAGTGGGAAGCCGAAATAGATGGCATTGTGGTTTACGAGGATGAAAATGTGATCACTTTTATGTTAAATTCATATTCCTTTACCGGGGGAGCCCATGGTTATGCTTCCACATCGTACCTGAATTTTGACAAAAAGAAAGGTGTGGAACTGGAAAATTGGCAACTTTTTGAAGATTTGGACGGGTTCGAGGATTTTGCCGAGACCAAATTTCGAATCCAAGAAAAAATACCCCAAGATTCCAATATCAACTCAACCGGTTTTATGTTCGAGGGAGAATCCTTCCACCTGCCCAACAATTTGGGGTACACCAATGAGGGGCTTAAACTGATCTACAACCAATACGAAGTAGCTTCCTATGCCGACGGCCCAATCGAACTGATCTTACCTTACAACGAGATAAATCTGTATTTAAAGCGAAAAGTAAAAGAATAG
- a CDS encoding SMI1/KNR4 family protein has translation MPAHSTQIQRIKNKLVRAKEKDKLYKVFGAGGHKYQINAPIDRQDISAFEHNFQIKLPECYKHFVLHIGNEGSSYQNSGAGPYFGIYPFGQHLDDLIYNHVEKHLKRDCILHPFITQKQWDEWTDPLYEDNISDTDFEELNGQLYGGILPLGSQGCSFIHALVLNGNYKGRVVNLDRGELSPPKFSEDLTFLDWYERWLDEIISGKLITNTPSWFGYPKN, from the coding sequence ATGCCAGCACATTCTACACAAATTCAACGAATCAAGAACAAACTCGTTCGTGCTAAAGAGAAAGATAAGCTATATAAGGTTTTTGGAGCCGGAGGCCATAAATATCAAATTAATGCACCGATAGATAGGCAAGACATTAGTGCGTTCGAGCACAATTTCCAGATAAAACTGCCTGAATGCTACAAACACTTTGTGCTACACATTGGGAATGAGGGTTCCTCTTACCAAAATTCGGGTGCCGGACCATATTTTGGCATTTATCCTTTTGGGCAACATTTGGACGACCTGATTTATAACCATGTTGAAAAACACCTAAAAAGGGATTGTATTTTACATCCGTTCATAACCCAAAAACAATGGGACGAATGGACCGATCCATTGTACGAGGACAACATTAGCGATACGGATTTTGAAGAATTGAACGGTCAATTATACGGAGGCATATTACCTCTTGGCTCACAGGGTTGCTCCTTTATACATGCGCTGGTGCTAAACGGCAACTATAAGGGCAGGGTTGTGAACTTGGACAGAGGAGAATTGTCGCCGCCAAAATTTTCTGAGGACCTTACCTTTTTGGATTGGTACGAACGTTGGTTGGATGAAATCATCTCGGGGAAATTGATCACCAATACCCCGAGCTGGTTCGGTTATCCTAAAAATTGA
- a CDS encoding NAD(P)H-dependent flavin oxidoreductase: MSEKAEFIKKLSLPVVAAPMFLISGPKLVVECCKNGIVGTFPALNQRTSEGFEEWLIQIKAELKQFEEETGKKAAPFGVNLIVHPTNPRLEADIKLCVKHKVPLVITSLGAVSQVVDAIHSYGGLVFHDIIKKRHAEKAAEAGVDGLILVSAGAGGHGGTINPMSLVAEIKKFYTKTILLSGCISTGRDIASALQMGADLAYMGTRFINTEESKATEEYRKMIMNAGADDVIYTAAISGVPANFLAESLRAAGISEEDLKKDRKIDFGKELDTEAKAWKTIWSAGQGVTTVNNVLPVSQLVTDLKSEFKTSVEEQANLLKTYPKE; encoded by the coding sequence ATGAGTGAAAAAGCTGAATTCATTAAAAAATTATCCCTTCCGGTGGTTGCCGCTCCCATGTTCCTTATTTCGGGACCAAAATTGGTGGTAGAATGTTGTAAAAATGGAATTGTGGGCACATTCCCGGCCCTCAACCAGCGAACCAGCGAGGGTTTTGAAGAATGGCTCATCCAAATAAAAGCAGAATTAAAGCAATTTGAAGAGGAAACCGGCAAAAAAGCTGCCCCTTTCGGTGTAAATTTAATTGTGCACCCAACCAATCCACGATTGGAAGCCGACATAAAGCTATGCGTAAAACATAAAGTCCCGCTCGTAATTACATCCTTAGGTGCCGTAAGCCAAGTGGTAGATGCCATCCATAGTTATGGCGGATTGGTGTTCCACGATATAATTAAGAAACGCCATGCCGAAAAAGCTGCGGAGGCAGGCGTGGACGGTCTTATTTTGGTATCCGCCGGGGCAGGAGGGCATGGAGGTACCATAAACCCAATGAGCTTAGTAGCGGAAATCAAAAAATTCTATACCAAAACCATATTATTATCAGGGTGTATCAGCACTGGACGGGATATTGCCTCTGCTTTGCAAATGGGCGCAGACCTTGCCTATATGGGCACCCGTTTTATAAATACCGAAGAAAGCAAGGCCACGGAAGAATACCGTAAAATGATCATGAACGCTGGTGCGGACGATGTTATATATACGGCCGCCATTTCGGGTGTGCCCGCTAACTTTTTGGCAGAAAGTCTCCGTGCGGCCGGAATTTCCGAAGAAGACTTAAAAAAAGACCGTAAAATAGATTTCGGCAAAGAGTTGGATACAGAAGCAAAGGCTTGGAAAACCATCTGGTCAGCTGGCCAAGGGGTCACCACAGTAAACAATGTGTTGCCCGTATCCCAACTAGTAACCGACCTTAAGAGTGAATTTAAGACCTCAGTAGAAGAGCAGGCCAATCTTTTAAAAACCTATCCAAAAGAATAA
- the gdhA gene encoding NADP-specific glutamate dehydrogenase gives MENKIKAFMDEVIARNGHEPEFIQAVQEVAETVIPYIAQNDIYHGKNILLRMVEPERLISFRVAWIDDSGEIHVNRGYRVQMNSAIGPYKGGLRFHPTVNASVLKFLAFEQVFKNSLTTLPMGGGKGGSDFDPKGKSDDEIMRFCHAFMTELCRHIGPNTDIPAGDIGVGAREIGFLFGMYKKIRNEFTGVLTGKGLSWGGSLIRPEATGYGTVYFADSMLKTQNETFEGKKVVISGSGNVAQYAAEKVMHLGGTVLTLSDSGGYIYDKDGIDEEKLAFVMDLKNNKRGRISEYVDKYPSAEYHKGETPWKVACDIALPCATQNELDGDDAKALIKNGCIAIAEGANMPSTPEAIHAFHEAKILFAPGKASNAGGVATSGLEMSQNSLRISWTREEVDKRLKGIMSDIHDACVEYGNEDGYCNYVKGANIAGFVKVADAMLAQGVI, from the coding sequence ATGGAAAATAAAATAAAAGCATTTATGGATGAGGTAATCGCCAGGAATGGTCATGAGCCCGAATTCATACAAGCAGTGCAGGAAGTTGCAGAAACGGTAATTCCTTATATCGCCCAAAACGATATCTATCACGGAAAAAACATCTTATTGAGAATGGTAGAGCCGGAACGATTGATTTCGTTTCGTGTAGCTTGGATAGATGATAGTGGTGAAATCCATGTAAACCGTGGTTACCGGGTGCAAATGAACTCTGCGATCGGGCCGTACAAAGGAGGTTTACGTTTTCACCCGACCGTAAATGCAAGTGTTCTTAAATTTTTGGCCTTTGAGCAAGTGTTCAAAAATAGTTTGACCACTTTGCCCATGGGCGGAGGTAAAGGAGGTTCCGATTTTGATCCTAAAGGAAAATCGGATGACGAGATCATGCGTTTTTGCCATGCTTTTATGACTGAACTTTGTAGGCATATTGGGCCTAATACGGATATTCCTGCCGGAGATATTGGAGTAGGGGCTCGTGAGATCGGCTTCTTGTTCGGTATGTACAAAAAGATCCGTAACGAGTTTACGGGAGTGTTAACAGGTAAAGGTCTTTCTTGGGGAGGATCGTTGATCCGTCCGGAAGCAACCGGTTATGGTACGGTATACTTTGCGGATAGCATGTTAAAGACCCAAAATGAAACTTTTGAAGGGAAGAAAGTCGTGATTTCAGGATCGGGCAACGTGGCGCAATATGCAGCCGAAAAGGTGATGCACCTTGGAGGAACGGTTCTTACCCTTTCCGATTCAGGAGGCTACATTTACGACAAGGACGGTATTGACGAGGAAAAGTTGGCCTTTGTAATGGATTTAAAGAACAACAAGCGTGGTAGAATTTCCGAATATGTGGATAAATACCCTTCTGCCGAATATCACAAAGGAGAAACACCTTGGAAGGTAGCCTGTGATATTGCCCTGCCTTGTGCAACCCAGAACGAATTGGATGGTGATGATGCCAAAGCATTGATTAAAAATGGATGTATTGCCATTGCAGAGGGTGCAAATATGCCTTCCACCCCAGAAGCGATCCATGCATTCCACGAAGCAAAAATTCTATTTGCTCCAGGAAAAGCGTCCAATGCAGGAGGTGTTGCCACTTCCGGATTGGAAATGAGCCAAAACTCCTTGCGTATAAGCTGGACCAGGGAAGAAGTGGACAAACGATTAAAAGGAATTATGTCCGACATCCACGATGCTTGTGTGGAATACGGAAACGAAGATGGATATTGCAACTATGTTAAAGGGGCCAATATTGCCGGCTTTGTTAAGGTTGCAGATGCAATGTTGGCACAAGGGGTGATTTAA